In Pseudomonas lalkuanensis, the following are encoded in one genomic region:
- a CDS encoding sensor domain-containing diguanylate cyclase — protein sequence MDKLEPLDHCYGTTLEEIERTLRYALDIVSDGIWDWNIRTNHVKRSPGWYSMLGHPPDSLPEDVDTWRSVIHPGDFERVMRNFQAYLDGESLIYAEDYRCRCRDGSYLWISDHGRFVEFDEAGKPTRMIGAHRNIHRRKMAALALQRKNDELLALNRKLEGLVEARTEALRQANEALARQVEAAMRLSETDPLTQISNRRHFERSLHGEWQRFQRHGHVTALLMFDLDHFKRINDNHGHQIGDRALVAVSRTVRAALRDEDCFARWGGEEFIALLPETDQGAALLLAERLRLLVSQADPSLPLGLTASFSVAAMQAGEGIESLLKRLDDGLYRAKQQRNCIVGC from the coding sequence ATGGACAAGCTCGAGCCCCTCGACCACTGCTATGGCACCACCCTCGAAGAGATCGAGCGCACCCTGCGCTACGCCCTGGATATTGTCAGCGACGGCATCTGGGACTGGAATATCCGCACCAATCACGTCAAGCGCAGCCCCGGCTGGTACTCCATGCTCGGCCATCCGCCGGACAGCCTGCCGGAAGACGTGGACACCTGGCGATCGGTGATCCACCCCGGTGACTTCGAGCGGGTGATGCGCAACTTCCAGGCTTATCTGGATGGCGAAAGCCTGATCTACGCCGAGGACTACCGCTGCCGTTGCCGGGACGGCAGCTATCTCTGGATCAGCGATCACGGCCGCTTCGTCGAGTTCGACGAGGCCGGCAAGCCAACGCGGATGATCGGCGCCCATCGCAATATCCACCGGCGCAAGATGGCTGCGCTGGCATTGCAGCGCAAGAACGATGAGCTGCTGGCCCTCAATCGCAAGCTGGAGGGGCTGGTGGAGGCGCGTACCGAGGCGCTGCGCCAGGCCAACGAGGCACTGGCCCGCCAGGTGGAAGCGGCCATGCGACTCAGCGAGACCGATCCGCTGACGCAGATCTCCAATCGCCGGCACTTCGAGCGCAGCCTCCACGGCGAATGGCAGCGCTTCCAGCGTCACGGGCATGTCACCGCGCTGCTGATGTTCGATCTGGATCACTTCAAACGCATCAACGACAACCACGGCCACCAGATCGGTGACCGCGCCCTCGTGGCTGTCAGCCGTACCGTGCGCGCGGCGCTGCGGGATGAGGACTGCTTCGCCCGCTGGGGTGGCGAGGAGTTCATCGCCCTGCTGCCCGAAACCGACCAGGGTGCGGCGCTGCTCCTCGCGGAACGCCTGCGGCTGTTGGTCAGCCAGGCCGATCCGAGCCTGCCGCTGGGGCTGACCGCCAGCTTCTCGGTGGCGGCGATGCAGGCCGGCGAGGGGATCGAATCCTTGCTCAAACGCCTGGATGATGGGCTTTACCGTGCCAAGCAGCAGCGCAATTGCATCGTGGGCTGTTAA
- a CDS encoding dihydroorotase, which produces MRTHILGARLIDPASGHDQVADLFLDSGKVAAIGKAPAGFEADKTVDAKGLVAAPGLVDLSVALREPGYSRKGNIASETLAAVSGGVTSLCCPPLTRPVLDTPAVAEMILDRAQEAGHAKVFPIGALTKGLAGEQLSELVALRDVGCVAFGNGLASFASNRVQRRALEYAATFDLTVIFHSQDASLAEGGLAHEGPTASFLGLAGIPESAETVALARDLLLVEQSGVRAHFSQITSARGAEMIAQAQARGLPVTADVAMYQLILTDEALIDFSSLYHVQPPLRTRADRDALREAVKSGVINAISSHHQPHEPDAKLAPFGATEPGMSGVELLLPLAMTLVQDGLLDLPTLLARLTVGPARALRLPAGRLAVGAPADVVLFDPQASTLAGETWKSKGDNCPFIGHCLPGKVRYTLVDGRIIFEA; this is translated from the coding sequence ATGCGTACCCATATCCTCGGCGCCCGCCTGATCGACCCGGCCAGCGGCCACGACCAGGTCGCCGACCTCTTCCTCGACAGCGGCAAGGTCGCCGCCATCGGCAAGGCCCCCGCCGGTTTCGAAGCGGACAAGACCGTCGACGCCAAGGGCCTGGTGGCCGCACCCGGCCTGGTGGACCTGTCCGTCGCCCTGCGCGAGCCCGGCTACAGCCGCAAGGGCAATATCGCCAGCGAGACCCTGGCCGCCGTCAGCGGCGGCGTCACCAGCCTCTGCTGCCCGCCCCTGACCCGCCCGGTACTGGACACCCCTGCCGTGGCCGAGATGATCCTCGACCGCGCCCAGGAAGCCGGCCACGCCAAGGTCTTCCCCATCGGCGCCCTGACCAAGGGCCTGGCCGGCGAGCAACTGTCCGAGCTGGTGGCCCTGCGCGACGTGGGTTGCGTGGCCTTCGGCAACGGCCTGGCGAGCTTCGCCAGCAACCGCGTGCAGCGCCGCGCCCTGGAATACGCGGCCACCTTCGACCTGACCGTGATCTTCCATTCCCAGGACGCATCCCTGGCCGAAGGCGGCCTGGCCCATGAAGGCCCCACCGCCAGCTTCCTCGGCCTGGCCGGCATCCCGGAATCCGCCGAAACCGTGGCACTGGCCCGTGACCTGCTGCTGGTCGAACAGAGCGGCGTGCGCGCCCACTTCAGCCAGATCACCAGCGCCCGCGGCGCCGAGATGATCGCCCAGGCACAGGCCCGCGGCCTGCCGGTGACCGCCGATGTGGCCATGTACCAGCTGATTCTCACCGACGAGGCGCTGATCGACTTCTCCAGCCTCTACCACGTGCAACCGCCACTGCGCACCCGCGCCGACCGAGACGCCCTGCGCGAAGCGGTGAAAAGTGGCGTGATCAACGCCATTTCCAGCCACCACCAGCCCCACGAGCCGGATGCCAAGCTGGCCCCCTTCGGCGCCACCGAGCCGGGCATGAGCGGCGTGGAACTGCTGCTGCCGCTGGCCATGACCCTGGTGCAGGACGGTCTGCTCGACCTCCCCACCCTGCTCGCCCGCCTCACCGTCGGCCCGGCTCGCGCCCTGCGCCTGCCCGCTGGCCGGCTGGCGGTTGGCGCTCCGGCAGACGTGGTGCTGTTCGACCCGCAAGCCTCCACCCTGGCCGGTGAAACCTGGAAGTCCAAAGGCGACAACTGCCCCTTCATCGGCCACTGCCTGCCGGGCAAGGTGCGCTACACCCTGGTGGACGGCCGGATCATCTTCGAAGCCTGA
- a CDS encoding aspartate carbamoyltransferase catalytic subunit produces the protein MPTDAKRPLQLNDQGQLRHFLSLDGLPRELLTELLDTADSFLEVGARAVKKVPLLRGKTVCNVFFENSTRTRTTFELAAQRLSADVITLNVSTSSTSKGETLFDTLRNLEAMAADMFVVRHADSGAAHFIAEHVCPDVAIINGGDGRHAHPTQGMLDMLTIRRHKGSFENLSVAIVGDILHSRVARSDMLALRTLGCRDIRVIGPKTLIPVGVEQYGVKVYTDLAEGLKDVDVVIMLRLQRERMQGGLLPSEGEFYKLYGLSTQRLALAKPDAIVMHPGPINRGVEIESAVADGSHSVILNQVTYGIAVRMAVLSMAMSGQTAQRQLNQEAEELN, from the coding sequence ATGCCGACAGACGCCAAGCGCCCGCTGCAGCTCAACGACCAGGGCCAGCTGCGCCACTTCCTCTCGCTCGACGGTCTGCCCCGCGAGTTGCTGACGGAACTCCTCGACACCGCCGACTCCTTCCTCGAAGTCGGCGCCCGCGCGGTGAAGAAAGTCCCGCTCCTGCGCGGCAAGACGGTGTGCAACGTGTTCTTCGAGAACTCCACCCGCACCCGCACCACCTTCGAGCTGGCGGCTCAGCGCCTGTCCGCCGACGTCATCACGCTCAACGTGTCCACCTCCTCCACCAGCAAGGGCGAGACGCTGTTCGACACCCTGCGCAACCTGGAGGCCATGGCCGCGGACATGTTCGTGGTGCGCCACGCCGACTCCGGCGCCGCCCACTTCATCGCCGAGCACGTGTGCCCGGACGTCGCCATCATCAACGGTGGTGACGGCCGCCACGCGCACCCGACCCAGGGCATGCTCGACATGCTCACCATCCGCCGCCACAAGGGCAGCTTCGAGAACCTCTCCGTCGCCATAGTCGGCGACATCCTGCACTCGCGCGTAGCCCGCTCGGACATGCTCGCGCTGCGCACCCTGGGCTGCCGGGACATCCGCGTGATCGGGCCGAAGACCCTGATCCCGGTGGGCGTCGAGCAGTACGGCGTGAAGGTCTACACCGACCTCGCCGAAGGCCTGAAAGATGTCGACGTGGTGATCATGCTGCGCCTGCAGCGCGAACGCATGCAGGGCGGCCTGCTGCCCAGCGAGGGCGAGTTCTACAAGCTCTACGGCCTGAGCACCCAGCGCCTGGCGCTGGCCAAGCCGGATGCCATCGTCATGCATCCGGGCCCGATCAACCGTGGCGTGGAAATCGAATCCGCGGTGGCGGACGGCAGCCACTCGGTGATCCTCAACCAGGTCACCTACGGCATCGCCGTGCGCATGGCGGTGCTCTCCATGGCCATGAGTGGCCAGACCGCGCAGCGCCAACTGAACCAGGAAGCCGAGGAGCTGAACTGA
- the pyrR gene encoding bifunctional pyr operon transcriptional regulator/uracil phosphoribosyltransferase PyrR: protein MTLPNPAELLPRMASDLQAHLKARNIDEPRYIGIRTGGVWVAQALLEQLGEKGPMGTLDVSFYRDDFTQSGLHPQVRPSDLPFEIEGQHLVLIDDVLMSGRTVRAALNELFDYGRPASVTLVCLLDLNARELPVRPDVVGATLSLGATERVKLLGPAPLALERQDLASPA, encoded by the coding sequence ATGACCCTGCCCAATCCCGCCGAACTGCTGCCGAGGATGGCCAGCGACCTGCAAGCCCACCTGAAGGCCCGCAACATCGACGAACCGCGCTACATCGGCATCCGTACCGGCGGAGTGTGGGTCGCCCAGGCCTTGCTGGAGCAGCTGGGCGAAAAGGGCCCCATGGGCACCCTGGACGTATCCTTCTATCGCGACGACTTCACCCAGAGTGGCCTGCATCCGCAAGTGCGCCCTTCCGATCTGCCCTTCGAGATCGAAGGCCAGCACCTGGTGCTGATCGACGACGTGCTGATGAGCGGGCGTACCGTGCGTGCCGCCCTCAATGAGCTCTTCGACTATGGTCGCCCGGCCAGCGTGACCCTGGTCTGCCTGCTCGATCTCAACGCCCGCGAGCTGCCGGTTCGCCCGGACGTGGTCGGTGCAACCCTGTCCCTGGGTGCCACTGAACGGGTAAAATTGCTCGGCCCCGCGCCGCTCGCCCTCGAGCGCCAGGATCTCGCTTCACCCGCCTGA
- the ruvX gene encoding Holliday junction resolvase RuvX, giving the protein MAEPKPLRLLLGFDYGTKQIGVAVGQAVTGQARELKVLKAQNGVPDWQQVEALVREWQPDAMVVGLPLNMDGTPSDMSARAEKFARRLNGRFNLPVFTHDERLTTFEAKGHRLAQGQRDGYRDRPVDALAAALLLEGWLAENSATS; this is encoded by the coding sequence ATGGCCGAGCCCAAGCCCCTGCGCCTGTTGCTCGGCTTCGACTACGGCACCAAACAGATCGGCGTTGCCGTCGGCCAGGCGGTCACCGGCCAGGCCCGCGAGCTGAAAGTGCTGAAAGCGCAGAACGGCGTGCCCGACTGGCAACAGGTCGAAGCCCTGGTCCGCGAATGGCAGCCCGATGCAATGGTCGTCGGCCTTCCGCTGAACATGGACGGCACGCCCAGCGACATGAGCGCCCGCGCGGAAAAGTTCGCCCGGCGCCTGAATGGCCGCTTCAATCTCCCGGTATTCACCCACGACGAACGCCTGACCACCTTCGAAGCGAAGGGCCACCGCCTGGCCCAGGGCCAGCGCGACGGCTACCGCGACCGTCCGGTGGACGCCCTGGCCGCCGCGCTGCTGCTGGAAGGCTGGCTGGCCGAGAATTCCGCAACTTCCTGA
- a CDS encoding YqgE/AlgH family protein, with protein MKSAPSYLKHHFLIAMPHMADPNFAQTVTYLVEHNEQGAMGLVINRPNGLSLSDVLEQLRPEITPPARCQGLPIYSGGPVQTDRGFVLHPTGHSFQATLELGELALSTSQDVLFAIADGGGPQKSLVALGYAGWDAGQLEAELSDNAWLTCPADLSILFDTPSEQRLSAAAARLGVNLSLLTAQAGHA; from the coding sequence ATGAAAAGCGCACCGAGCTACCTCAAGCATCATTTTCTGATCGCCATGCCGCACATGGCCGATCCGAACTTCGCCCAGACCGTCACCTACCTGGTGGAGCACAACGAGCAGGGCGCCATGGGCCTGGTGATCAACCGCCCGAACGGCCTGAGCCTGAGCGACGTACTCGAACAACTGCGCCCGGAAATCACTCCGCCGGCACGCTGCCAGGGCCTGCCCATCTACTCCGGCGGCCCGGTACAGACCGACCGCGGCTTCGTCCTGCACCCCACCGGCCACAGCTTCCAGGCCACCCTGGAACTGGGCGAACTTGCCCTCTCCACCTCCCAGGACGTGCTCTTCGCGATCGCCGACGGTGGTGGTCCGCAGAAGAGTCTGGTGGCCCTCGGCTACGCCGGCTGGGACGCAGGCCAACTGGAAGCCGAACTCAGCGACAACGCCTGGCTGACCTGCCCGGCGGACCTGTCCATCCTCTTCGACACCCCATCCGAGCAGCGCCTTTCGGCGGCGGCCGCACGCCTGGGCGTAAACCTCAGCCTGCTCACTGCCCAGGCCGGGCACGCCTGA
- a CDS encoding energy transducer TonB, producing the protein MNAAVNTSSQLSAGVRPADRLGFTLFLAAVLHVALILGVGFTIGDPQQISKTLEITLATFKSEEKPKKADFLAQANQLGSGTLDHKATPKTTEQAPFQDKEIRKTTPPAAPPQAPKKEAPKAAVATKSPQQQKTTVKREQTKPQPEATPAPSFDSSQLSAEIASLEAELDKERQLYAKRPRIHRLNAASTMRDKGAWYKEEWRKKIERIGNLNYPDEARRQRIYGNLRLLVSINRDGTLYEVQVLESSGQPVLDQGAMRIVRLAAPFAPFTGDLADIDRLEIIRTWRFERGDRLSSN; encoded by the coding sequence ATGAACGCAGCCGTGAATACCTCCTCCCAACTGTCCGCCGGTGTTCGCCCGGCGGATCGGCTGGGCTTTACCCTGTTCCTCGCCGCGGTGCTGCACGTGGCGCTGATCCTTGGCGTCGGCTTCACCATCGGCGACCCGCAGCAGATCAGCAAGACCCTGGAAATCACCCTCGCTACGTTCAAGAGCGAGGAGAAGCCGAAGAAGGCCGACTTCCTCGCCCAGGCCAACCAGCTGGGCAGCGGCACCCTGGATCACAAGGCCACACCCAAGACCACCGAGCAGGCGCCGTTCCAGGACAAGGAAATCCGCAAGACCACGCCCCCTGCCGCGCCGCCCCAGGCCCCGAAGAAGGAAGCGCCCAAGGCTGCCGTGGCCACCAAGAGCCCGCAGCAGCAGAAGACCACGGTCAAGCGCGAGCAGACCAAGCCCCAGCCCGAGGCCACTCCGGCGCCGTCCTTCGACAGCTCGCAGCTCTCCGCCGAAATCGCCAGCCTCGAGGCGGAACTGGACAAGGAGCGCCAGCTCTACGCCAAGCGCCCGCGCATCCACCGCCTGAACGCCGCGTCGACCATGCGCGACAAGGGCGCCTGGTACAAGGAGGAGTGGCGCAAGAAGATCGAGCGCATCGGCAACCTCAACTACCCGGATGAAGCTCGTCGCCAGCGCATCTACGGCAACCTGCGGCTGCTGGTGTCGATCAATCGCGACGGCACCCTGTACGAGGTGCAGGTGCTGGAATCCTCCGGCCAGCCGGTGCTGGACCAGGGCGCCATGCGCATCGTGCGCCTTGCCGCCCCCTTCGCTCCCTTCACCGGTGACCTGGCGGATATCGACCGCCTGGAAATCATCCGCACCTGGCGTTTCGAGCGCGGCGACCGCCTGTCGAGCAATTGA
- the gshB gene encoding glutathione synthase: MSVRLGIVMDPIAQISFKKDSSLAMLLAAQERGWSLFYMEQQDLYQKNGEARARMRPLKVFLDPGHWFELEAEADTPLAELDVILMRKDPPFDNEFVYSTYLLEQAERAGVLVVNRPQSLRDCNEKFFATLFPDYTPPTVVSRRADILREFAEEQRDIILKPLDGMGGSSIFRHRAGDPNLSVILETLTAHGSQQIMAQGYLPAIKDGDKRILMIDGEPVPYCLARIPAAGETRGNLAAGGRGEARPLTERDREIAAAVGPTLREKGLLFVGLDVIGDHLTEINVTSPTCIREIDKAYDTRIGERLMDAIARKLEARSAS; this comes from the coding sequence ATGAGCGTTCGCCTCGGGATCGTCATGGACCCCATTGCGCAAATCTCCTTCAAGAAGGACAGCTCCCTGGCCATGCTGCTGGCCGCCCAGGAGCGCGGCTGGTCGTTGTTCTACATGGAACAGCAGGACCTATACCAGAAAAACGGTGAAGCTCGCGCGCGCATGCGCCCCCTGAAGGTGTTCCTCGACCCCGGACACTGGTTCGAACTGGAGGCGGAGGCCGATACCCCGCTGGCCGAGCTGGACGTGATCCTGATGCGCAAGGACCCGCCCTTCGACAACGAGTTCGTCTACTCCACCTACCTGCTGGAACAAGCCGAACGGGCCGGCGTGCTGGTGGTTAACCGCCCGCAGAGCCTACGCGACTGCAACGAGAAGTTCTTCGCCACTCTGTTCCCCGACTACACGCCGCCAACCGTGGTCAGCCGACGAGCGGACATTCTGCGCGAGTTTGCCGAAGAACAGCGTGACATCATTCTCAAACCCCTGGACGGCATGGGCGGTTCCTCGATCTTCCGCCACCGCGCCGGCGACCCGAACCTCTCGGTGATCCTCGAGACCCTCACCGCCCATGGCAGCCAGCAGATCATGGCGCAAGGCTACCTGCCGGCGATCAAGGACGGTGACAAGCGCATCCTGATGATCGACGGCGAGCCGGTCCCCTACTGCCTGGCGCGCATCCCGGCTGCCGGCGAGACTCGTGGCAACCTGGCCGCCGGTGGTCGTGGCGAGGCGCGCCCACTGACTGAGCGAGACCGTGAAATCGCCGCCGCAGTCGGCCCGACCCTGCGGGAGAAAGGCCTGCTGTTCGTCGGCCTGGACGTGATCGGCGATCACCTCACCGAAATCAACGTCACCAGCCCCACCTGCATCCGCGAGATCGACAAGGCCTATGACACGCGCATCGGTGAACGTCTCATGGATGCGATCGCCCGCAAGCTCGAGGCGCGGAGTGCTTCATAG
- the pilG gene encoding twitching motility response regulator PilG, translating into MEQHSEGLKVMVIDDSKTIRRTAETLLKKVGCEVITAVDGFDALAKIADSHPNIIFVDIMMPRLDGYQTCALIKNNSAFKSTPVIMLSSKDGLFDKAKGRIVGSDQYLTKPFSKEELLGAIKTHVPDFTPVEQAS; encoded by the coding sequence ATGGAACAGCATTCCGAGGGTTTGAAGGTCATGGTGATCGACGATTCGAAAACGATTCGTCGTACAGCCGAGACTCTGCTCAAGAAAGTGGGGTGCGAGGTCATCACCGCGGTTGATGGTTTCGATGCCCTGGCCAAGATCGCCGATTCCCACCCGAACATCATCTTCGTCGACATCATGATGCCGCGCCTGGACGGGTATCAGACCTGCGCCCTGATCAAGAACAACAGTGCTTTCAAGTCCACCCCGGTGATCATGCTGTCCTCCAAGGACGGCCTGTTCGACAAGGCCAAGGGTCGCATCGTCGGTTCCGATCAGTACCTCACCAAGCCCTTCAGCAAGGAAGAGCTGCTCGGCGCGATCAAGACTCACGTCCCCGATTTCACCCCGGTGGAGCAAGCCTCCTGA
- the pilH gene encoding twitching motility response regulator PilH: protein MARILIVDDSPTEMYKLTAMLEKHGHQVLKAENGADGVALARQEKPDAVLMDIVMPGLNGFQATRQLTKDADTSHIPVIIVTTKDQETDKVWGKRQGARDYLTKPIEEDTLIKTLNTVLAG from the coding sequence ATGGCTCGTATTCTGATTGTTGATGACTCGCCGACCGAGATGTACAAGCTGACTGCCATGCTCGAGAAGCATGGCCACCAGGTACTCAAGGCGGAGAATGGCGCCGATGGCGTGGCCCTGGCCCGCCAGGAAAAACCGGACGCTGTCCTGATGGACATCGTGATGCCGGGCCTCAATGGCTTCCAGGCGACCCGTCAACTGACCAAGGACGCTGACACCAGTCACATTCCGGTGATCATCGTCACCACCAAGGATCAGGAAACCGATAAGGTCTGGGGCAAGCGCCAGGGCGCGCGTGACTACCTGACCAAGCCGATCGAAGAAGACACGCTGATCAAGACCCTGAATACGGTACTGGCCGGCTGA
- a CDS encoding chemotaxis protein CheW, protein MSDSQTPFQLLFEIDQRCRALAAGLPAQQQVVQSWSGIGFRMGERLFVAPMGEVSEVLHEPRHTTLPGVKTWVKGVSNVRGRLLPVMDLCGFFGSELSPLRKQRRVLVVDHQEIFAGLIVDEVFGMQHFLVDSFSETLPPLEASIQPFIHGVFHREQPWLVFSPHALAQHQAFLEVAV, encoded by the coding sequence ATGTCGGATTCGCAGACTCCCTTCCAGCTCCTCTTCGAGATCGACCAGCGCTGTCGCGCGCTGGCGGCCGGCCTGCCTGCGCAGCAACAGGTGGTGCAGAGCTGGAGCGGCATCGGTTTTCGCATGGGCGAGCGCTTGTTCGTGGCGCCCATGGGCGAGGTCAGCGAAGTGCTGCACGAGCCGCGCCACACCACGCTTCCCGGGGTGAAAACCTGGGTCAAGGGCGTTTCCAACGTCCGTGGCCGCCTGCTACCGGTCATGGACCTGTGCGGTTTCTTCGGCAGTGAGCTTTCGCCGCTGCGCAAGCAGCGCCGGGTCCTGGTGGTGGACCATCAGGAGATCTTCGCCGGGCTGATCGTCGACGAAGTCTTCGGCATGCAGCATTTCCTGGTGGACTCCTTCAGCGAGACGCTTCCTCCGCTGGAGGCCAGCATCCAGCCGTTCATTCACGGCGTATTCCATCGCGAGCAGCCCTGGCTGGTATTCAGCCCGCACGCGCTCGCGCAGCATCAGGCGTTCCTCGAGGTGGCTGTCTAG
- a CDS encoding methyl-accepting chemotaxis protein produces the protein MKRLNAGNLFSGVRSTSLIAGLFVVLIVAIVLLFANFAYLNTQANYDKEYISHAGELRVLSQRIAKNSSEAAAGKAEAFALLKDARNDFEKRWNFLQQGDASTGLPAAPVAVKGEMDVVQKDWESLRKNADAILASEQTVLSLHQVAATLAETIPQLQVEYEEVVDILLESGAPASQVSVAQRQSLLAERILGSVNKVLAGDDDSVQAADMFGRDASLFGRVLNAMIEGNAAMEISKVTNTEALERLQEISELFEFVSGSVDEILETSPELFQVRESANTIFTGSQTLLDKASALTTGFENLANGRGMNTFAGYVLGVFALGSIILIGLVMVQSTRNRLAETAAKNERNQAAILRLLDEIADLADGDLTVAATVTEDFTGAIADSINYSIDQLRELVETINLTAVQVAAAAQETQATAMHLAEASEHQAQEIAGASAAINEMAVSIDQVSANASESSAVAERSVAIANKGNEVVHNTITGMDNIREQIQDTSKRIKRLGESSQEIGDIVSLINDIADQTNILALNAAIQASMAGDAGRGFAVVADEVQRLAERSSAATKQIEALVKTIQTDTNEAVISMEQTTSEVVRGARLAQDAGVALEEIEKVSKTLAALIQNISNAARQQASSAGHISNTMNVIQEITSQTSAGTTATAKSIGNLAKMASEMRKSVSGFKLPEAQDIA, from the coding sequence ATGAAAAGACTGAACGCAGGCAATCTGTTCTCCGGGGTGCGCAGCACGTCGCTGATCGCCGGACTCTTCGTGGTCCTGATCGTCGCCATCGTGCTGCTGTTCGCGAACTTCGCGTACCTCAACACCCAGGCGAACTACGACAAGGAATACATCAGCCACGCCGGTGAACTCCGCGTGCTGTCCCAGCGTATCGCCAAGAACTCCAGTGAAGCCGCGGCGGGCAAGGCCGAAGCCTTCGCCTTGCTGAAGGACGCGCGCAACGACTTCGAGAAGCGCTGGAACTTCCTGCAACAGGGCGACGCCTCCACCGGCCTGCCTGCCGCACCCGTTGCCGTGAAGGGCGAGATGGATGTGGTGCAGAAGGACTGGGAGAGCCTGCGCAAGAACGCCGACGCCATCCTGGCCAGCGAGCAGACCGTACTTTCCCTGCACCAGGTAGCCGCCACCCTGGCCGAAACCATTCCGCAGCTCCAGGTCGAGTACGAGGAAGTCGTGGACATTCTCCTCGAAAGCGGTGCTCCCGCCAGCCAGGTTTCCGTGGCCCAGCGCCAGTCGCTGCTGGCCGAACGTATCCTCGGCTCGGTGAACAAGGTACTGGCCGGTGACGATGACTCGGTCCAGGCCGCCGACATGTTCGGCCGCGACGCCAGCCTGTTCGGCCGCGTACTGAACGCGATGATCGAAGGCAACGCGGCGATGGAGATCTCCAAGGTCACCAACACCGAGGCCCTCGAGCGCCTGCAGGAGATTTCCGAGCTCTTCGAATTCGTATCCGGCTCCGTGGACGAGATTCTCGAAACCTCGCCCGAACTCTTCCAGGTCCGTGAATCCGCCAACACCATCTTCACCGGCTCCCAGACCCTGCTGGACAAGGCTTCCGCCCTGACCACCGGCTTCGAGAACCTGGCCAATGGCCGTGGCATGAACACCTTCGCCGGCTATGTGCTGGGCGTGTTCGCCCTGGGCTCGATCATCCTCATCGGCCTGGTGATGGTACAGAGCACCCGCAACCGACTAGCCGAGACCGCCGCGAAGAACGAGCGTAACCAGGCCGCGATTCTGCGACTGCTCGACGAAATCGCCGACCTCGCCGACGGCGACCTGACGGTAGCCGCGACCGTGACCGAGGACTTCACCGGTGCGATCGCCGACTCCATCAACTACTCCATCGACCAGCTCCGCGAGCTGGTGGAAACCATCAACCTGACCGCCGTGCAGGTGGCCGCCGCCGCCCAGGAAACCCAGGCCACCGCCATGCACCTGGCCGAGGCTTCCGAGCACCAGGCCCAGGAAATCGCCGGCGCCTCCGCCGCGATCAACGAAATGGCCGTGTCCATTGACCAGGTATCGGCGAACGCCTCCGAGTCCTCGGCGGTAGCGGAACGTTCCGTAGCCATCGCCAACAAGGGCAACGAAGTGGTGCACAACACCATCACCGGCATGGACAACATCCGTGAGCAGATCCAGGACACCTCGAAGCGGATCAAGCGCCTCGGTGAATCGTCCCAGGAGATCGGTGACATCGTGAGCCTGATCAACGACATTGCCGACCAGACCAACATCCTCGCCCTTAACGCCGCGATCCAGGCGTCCATGGCGGGCGACGCGGGCCGCGGCTTCGCCGTGGTAGCGGACGAAGTACAGCGCCTCGCGGAACGTTCCTCCGCCGCGACCAAGCAGATCGAGGCGCTGGTGAAGACCATTCAGACCGACACCAACGAAGCGGTCATCTCCATGGAGCAGACCACTTCCGAAGTGGTCCGCGGTGCCCGCCTGGCCCAGGACGCCGGTGTGGCCCTGGAAGAGATCGAGAAGGTATCCAAGACGCTCGCGGCACTCATCCAGAACATTTCCAACGCCGCTCGTCAGCAAGCGTCCTCTGCGGGCCATATCTCCAACACCATGAACGTGATCCAGGAGATCACCTCGCAGACCTCCGCCGGTACCACCGCCACCGCGAAGAGCATCGGCAACCTGGCGAAGATGGCGAGCGAGATGCGCAAGTCGGTTTCCGGCTTCAAGCTGCCGGAAGCCCAGGACATAGCCTGA